The genomic window GGCACGGGTGCTGTTGCAGGACTTCACCGGAGTGCCGGCGGTAGTGGACTTGGCAGCGATGCGGGATGCCGCGCGCCGACTTGGCGTCGACCCAGCGCGGATCAATCCACTGCTGCCGGTGGACTTGGTGGTAGATCACTCGGTCACAGTCGATTCGTATGGCCTGTTGCGTTCGTTCCAAGACAACGTGCAGCGTGAGTTCGAACGCAACCTGGAGCGCTATCGCTTTCTGCGCTGGGGGCAACAGGCGTTCGACAGCCTGCGCGTGGTGCCGCCTGGCACGGGCATCGTGCACCAAGTGAACCTCGAATACCTGGCCCCGGTGGTGTTCTCGAAAGAGCAGGCAGACGGCGAGCGCTTGGCGTATCCCGATACGCTCGTCGGTACCGATTCCCACACCACCATGATCAATGGCATTGGTGTACTCGGCTGGGGGGTGGGTGGCATCGAGGCAGAAGCTGCCATGTTGGGTCAGCCGGTCTCGATGCTGATTCCGGAGGTGATCGGGTTCGAGCTTTCGGGTGCACTGCGGGAAGGCGCGACGGCGACCGACCTCGTGCTGCACGTCACCCAGTTGCTGCGGGCCAAGGGTGTGGTCGGCAAGTTCGTGGAGTTCTTCGGCCCAGGCTTGGACCAGTTGCCGCTGCCCGACCGCGCAACGCTCGCCAACATGGCACCCGAGTACGGCGCGACGTGCGGCTTCTTTCCCGTGGATGACGAGACGCTGGCCTACCTCCGCCTGAGTGGGCGTGCGCCGGAGCAGATCGCGCTGGTGGAAGCCTACTGCAAGGAGCAGCAGCTTTTTCGAACGCAGAGCGCGCCAGCTCCAAACTACACGGACACGTTGCGGCTCGAACTATCCGAGGTGGAAAGCTCACTCGCCGGCCCGCGGCGCCCACAAGACCGTATCTCGTTGCGCAGCGCCAAAACGAGCTGGCGCAGCGCGCTACCGAGCTTAGGCGGCAAAG from Pseudomonadota bacterium includes these protein-coding regions:
- a CDS encoding aconitase family protein, producing the protein MTTDTFSSRARLQVGDATFAIWRLDALQRAGIGDVGRLPYCLRVLAENLLRNEDGSAVRAAQVEALARWQPSDTPTQEIAFQPARVLLQDFTGVPAVVDLAAMRDAARRLGVDPARINPLLPVDLVVDHSVTVDSYGLLRSFQDNVQREFERNLERYRFLRWGQQAFDSLRVVPPGTGIVHQVNLEYLAPVVFSKEQADGERLAYPDTLVGTDSHTTMINGIGVLGWGVGGIEAEAAMLGQPVSMLIPEVIGFELSGALREGATATDLVLHVTQLLRAKGVVGKFVEFFGPGLDQLPLPDRATLANMAPEYGATCGFFPVDDETLAYLRLSGRAPEQIALVEAYCKEQQLFRTQSAPAPNYTDTLRLELSEVESSLAGPRRPQDRISLRSAKTSWRSALPSLGGK